CGCCGGCGGCCGACGCGAACGCCTCCACGACCTCCGCCGGGCTCGTCAGCTCGATGTGGACGCCTTCGCCCTGGTGGCCCGCCAGGGGCTTGACCACCACCGGGGCGCCGAGGTCGCGCAGCGCGCGCAGGGCCTCCGCCGGCGACGCGGCGACCCGCCCCTCGGGGACGGGGAGCCCGGCGTCGGCGAGGATCCGGTGCGCGAGCCGCTTGTCGCCCGCGACCTCCATCCCGATCGCCGAGGTGGCGTCGGTCATCGCGGCCCACACCGTCCGCCGGTACCGCCCGTACCCGAGCCGCAGCAGGTTCAGGCCGCCGACGCGGCGGACCGGCACGCCCCGGCGGCGCGCCGCGCGGGCCAGCGCCGCCGTGCTCACCCCGAGCCGCCCGGCCTCGTGCTCGGCGGCGACGGCGGCCAGCTCGGCGGACGGGTCGGGCACCCGCCCGGCGAGCGCGTCCTCGACGGTCCGCATCGCGAGCGCGACCAGCCGCTCCACGACCGCGCAGTCCTCGGGCTCGTCGCGGGGGCACTCCAGGATCAGGTCGTAGTCGGCCGGGCCGCCCGCGCGGACGGTGCGGCCGAAGAACACCTCGCGGCCGATGAGCCCCGACAGCTCCAGCGTGACGTGCTCGGTGACGTGGCCGAAGTAGGTGCCGCGGGCCATGGCGTCCAGCAGCCCGCCGGGCCGCCCGGCCGCGCAGTGGTGGGTCGCCAGCCCCGGAAGCGCCGCGGCCAGCCGCCCGGCGAACCCGGGGTGGTCGGTGGTCTCGTGCCCGGCCAGGCCCTGCAGGTCGAGCCGGGCGATCGCGACGGGGCGCGACAGGTACACGTTCGGGCCGCCCAGGCGGCGCACATGGTCCAGCCGCACCGCTACCCCTCCTCCGGGCCGCGCATGTCGCCGATCTCGGGGAGCCGGTCCTGCATCTGGAAGGCGCACCCGGCCGGCAGCAGGTGCAGCGACACGTCGAACATCGCCATCGGTTCGTCGTCCGAGGCGGCGTAGGCGACGGTGGACTGCCCCGCGTCCACGACCGTGACCACGCCGGTCCCGACGACCTCGAAGCGGCCGTCGCCCACGACGATCGCGGTGTCCTCGTCGATCCCGACGCCCAGCAGGCGGGTGTCCAGCGCGATCCCGCTCATCAGCCTCGGCAGCCGGCCCCGCTCGTTGAAGTGCATGTCGATCAGCACGTTGGCGAGCAGCGCGAGCCCGGGCCCGACCTTCACGCTGGACGCGGCCACCTCGTGCCCGTGGCCGCCGAGGATCATCCAGTGGCCCATGGCGGTCGCGCCGGCGCTCGTCCCGGCGATGACCAGGCCCTCCTGGTCGAGCCGCCGCTTGAGCAGCTCGTTGGTCCTCGAGCCGACCAGCGTCCGGATCCGGGACTGGTCGCCGCCGCTGAACAGCACCCCGGTCGCCCAGTCCAGCGTCCGCAGCGTCGCGGCGCTGTCGGCCGCGGCGCGGCCGAGCAGCCGCAGCTCCCGCACCGCCGACACGCCGAGGCGGCCGAACACCGCGGTGTACTCCTCGGCGACCTCCTCGGGCACCTCGGTCGCCGTCGTCACGACCACGATCCGCGCGTCCTCGCCGCCCGCCAGGCCGACGAAGGTCTCCAGCGCGCCGGCGCCGCAGGTGCGGTTCTCCGCACCGCCGATGATCAGCAGCCGGCCCTTGCGTCCGGC
The sequence above is drawn from the Actinomadura hallensis genome and encodes:
- a CDS encoding cyanophycinase, with protein sequence MKETLASAGRKGRLLIIGGAENRTCGAGALETFVGLAGGEDARIVVVTTATEVPEEVAEEYTAVFGRLGVSAVRELRLLGRAAADSAATLRTLDWATGVLFSGGDQSRIRTLVGSRTNELLKRRLDQEGLVIAGTSAGATAMGHWMILGGHGHEVAASSVKVGPGLALLANVLIDMHFNERGRLPRLMSGIALDTRLLGVGIDEDTAIVVGDGRFEVVGTGVVTVVDAGQSTVAYAASDDEPMAMFDVSLHLLPAGCAFQMQDRLPEIGDMRGPEEG